One window of Methanohalophilus levihalophilus genomic DNA carries:
- the pscS gene encoding O-phospho-L-seryl-tRNA:Cys-tRNA synthase, translated as MNLDIYNDLKRGVESSYINLNPIQRGGVLTPEARKAVLEFADGYSVCDYCFESRVDLVQNPPVRNLSSDIAEFLNMDDVRYTAGCRHAKWAAMHMVTEPGDTLVLDSLAHYTSYLAAEANQLRVVEVPHSGYPEFTIDPENYAEKFEEVERKTGSLPALALLTHVDYRYGNVADAAGVGKICKEYGVPFLLNTAYSSGIMPIDGKKLGVDFLCCSGHKSWAASAPMGILATTFEWNQQVFEKSTIRGDWSGRGFTKKEVALFGCSPVFGAPVMSLMASFPAVVERVKHWDEEVENARYLATQLERIEGFYQMGVKPTEHTMVAFETLPFFEVAGTTKKRGYFLYHELKKRKIIGVHPGMSKNFKLNTYGLSREQVEYVADAFLDIARQYEIPVEDI; from the coding sequence TTGAATCTGGATATTTACAATGATCTGAAACGGGGTGTTGAAAGTTCATACATAAACTTAAACCCCATCCAGCGTGGAGGTGTACTTACACCCGAAGCCAGGAAAGCTGTTCTTGAATTTGCAGACGGTTACTCTGTATGTGATTATTGTTTTGAGTCCAGGGTAGATCTGGTTCAGAATCCTCCGGTAAGGAACCTGTCTTCGGATATAGCTGAATTCCTGAATATGGATGATGTTCGCTATACTGCCGGATGCCGCCATGCAAAATGGGCTGCCATGCACATGGTCACCGAACCTGGGGATACTCTGGTTCTGGATTCCCTTGCCCATTACACTTCATATCTTGCAGCCGAAGCAAACCAGTTGCGTGTTGTGGAAGTGCCTCATAGCGGATATCCTGAATTTACCATTGATCCGGAGAACTATGCTGAAAAGTTTGAGGAAGTTGAACGGAAAACAGGTTCTCTTCCTGCATTGGCTTTGCTCACGCATGTAGACTATCGCTACGGTAATGTGGCGGATGCTGCCGGGGTAGGTAAAATCTGTAAGGAATATGGCGTCCCATTCCTGCTGAACACAGCATATTCATCCGGTATTATGCCTATTGACGGCAAGAAACTCGGTGTGGATTTCCTTTGCTGCTCCGGACACAAAAGCTGGGCTGCATCGGCTCCCATGGGTATTCTTGCAACTACATTCGAGTGGAACCAGCAGGTATTTGAAAAATCAACGATCCGTGGAGACTGGAGTGGACGAGGTTTCACAAAGAAGGAAGTTGCATTGTTTGGATGCTCCCCTGTTTTCGGGGCACCTGTGATGTCTCTTATGGCCTCCTTCCCGGCTGTGGTTGAACGTGTCAAACACTGGGATGAAGAAGTCGAAAATGCCCGGTACCTCGCAACTCAGCTTGAGAGGATAGAAGGCTTCTACCAGATGGGTGTAAAACCCACAGAACACACAATGGTTGCATTTGAGACTTTGCCGTTTTTCGAAGTTGCGGGAACTACCAAGAAACGCGGCTATTTCCTTTATCATGAACTTAAGAAACGAAAAATAATCGGAGTACATCCGGGAATGAGTAAAAATTTCAAACTAAATACATACGGGCTTAGCAGGGAGCAGGTTGAATATGTGGCTGACGCGTTCCTGGATATTGCCAGGCAATACGAAATTCCAGTGGAGGATATTTGA
- a CDS encoding glutaredoxin family protein produces MLLELYYSDTCPNCHYVRKQIVDILPGGIMFKEINISGSEGAERARQLGIEEVPTIAIDGEVVLIGRVDKDDIEQEINSFL; encoded by the coding sequence ATGTTGTTAGAGCTATATTATTCTGATACATGTCCAAATTGCCATTATGTCAGGAAACAGATAGTAGACATTCTCCCGGGGGGGATTATGTTTAAGGAAATCAATATTTCCGGTTCCGAAGGCGCAGAGCGTGCAAGGCAGTTGGGCATTGAAGAAGTTCCTACAATTGCCATTGACGGGGAAGTTGTTCTCATCGGGCGGGTGGACAAAGACGATATAGAGCAGGAAATTAACAGTTTCCTGTAA
- a CDS encoding inorganic phosphate transporter, which yields MLIVLAAFAAAIFMGLNIGGNNASASMGAAYGAKARTKNQAVLLIAVFSLLGAVFSGGEVIKTLGEGIIPGSSMTLIAAIVAIAAASISLFVGNWLKVPISASQAAVGAVVGIGVFLGVLNTQLLSYIVVWWVATPVLAFVLAYIAGKYLHPQVLVWLVDHESEAQIRKIIGMLLTVSGCYVAYSAGANNVANAVGPLVGAGFLSPLNGAILGGLTLGVGAILIGGRILETVGNDIAEICAIRAVFVEFIAAVIVHTASIAGIPVALGQVVPAAVIGIGCASKGMDTVRSKTVKRILTMWLVSPLIAGSLAYAGLRLVS from the coding sequence ATGTTAATAGTACTGGCAGCTTTTGCAGCAGCAATTTTTATGGGACTCAATATTGGTGGTAACAATGCCTCCGCTTCCATGGGTGCTGCATACGGTGCAAAAGCACGAACAAAAAACCAGGCTGTGCTATTAATTGCTGTTTTCTCTCTGCTGGGTGCTGTTTTTAGCGGCGGTGAAGTCATCAAAACACTTGGCGAAGGCATTATACCCGGCAGTTCGATGACACTTATTGCTGCTATTGTTGCAATAGCGGCTGCTTCCATCAGTTTATTTGTCGGCAACTGGCTAAAAGTTCCCATATCCGCAAGTCAGGCTGCTGTAGGGGCTGTTGTAGGTATAGGTGTGTTTCTCGGTGTTCTGAATACCCAGCTTTTATCCTACATTGTGGTGTGGTGGGTAGCAACCCCGGTCCTTGCGTTTGTACTTGCGTACATAGCCGGTAAATATCTTCATCCACAGGTTCTGGTATGGCTGGTTGATCATGAATCCGAAGCCCAGATCAGGAAAATAATAGGCATGCTTCTCACGGTTTCCGGTTGTTATGTAGCTTATTCCGCAGGAGCCAATAATGTTGCAAATGCTGTAGGTCCGCTTGTTGGAGCCGGTTTCCTTTCTCCACTCAATGGGGCAATACTCGGTGGGCTAACACTTGGTGTCGGTGCAATATTGATCGGGGGTCGCATCCTTGAAACCGTCGGCAATGACATTGCCGAAATTTGTGCAATACGTGCTGTTTTTGTCGAATTTATTGCGGCTGTAATAGTTCATACCGCTTCAATTGCAGGTATTCCCGTGGCATTGGGACAGGTAGTACCGGCTGCGGTAATCGGAATAGGCTGCGCAAGCAAAGGAATGGACACTGTAAGAAGTAAAACAGTCAAACGAATCCTGACAATGTGGCTGGTTTCACCACTGATAGCGGGTTCTCTGGCTTATGCAGGACTCCGCCTTGTTTCCTGA
- a CDS encoding 4Fe-4S binding protein, protein MEEKEINYDRLKQGGFLRQRQKEDFFSIRLRMVGGQLTSKQLRALADAAEKYGKGEIHITSRQGAEISFVELEEADDMLNELEAAGVHQGTCGPRVRGVIACQGNRVCTHGLVDALGIAEKIDEKYFAKELPSKFKFAVTGCPSSCMKPQENDFGIMGALEPEWIDEKCTRCGLCETICSMDAIKIEDNTFHFYEDKCNLCGDCVAVCPTSAWIESKSGFTLWVGGKVGRRPELAIKLVNIVDEKELFEIIEKTIEFYKENAPAGERFRDTIDRVGLDKYKEAVLG, encoded by the coding sequence ATGGAAGAGAAAGAAATTAACTATGACAGGCTTAAACAGGGTGGTTTTCTTCGTCAGCGCCAAAAGGAAGATTTCTTTTCCATACGCCTTCGTATGGTAGGGGGACAGTTAACATCCAAGCAACTTCGGGCATTAGCAGATGCAGCGGAGAAATATGGGAAAGGGGAAATCCATATCACATCCAGACAGGGAGCTGAAATTTCATTTGTGGAACTCGAAGAAGCAGACGATATGCTAAACGAACTTGAAGCCGCAGGAGTGCATCAGGGTACCTGTGGACCAAGAGTAAGGGGAGTTATTGCATGTCAGGGAAATAGGGTTTGTACTCACGGTTTAGTAGATGCACTCGGCATTGCGGAAAAAATCGATGAGAAATATTTTGCAAAAGAACTCCCAAGCAAGTTCAAGTTTGCTGTCACTGGTTGTCCATCTTCCTGTATGAAACCACAGGAAAACGATTTTGGCATCATGGGTGCTCTTGAGCCGGAGTGGATAGACGAGAAATGTACTCGTTGCGGACTCTGTGAAACAATTTGCTCGATGGATGCTATTAAGATTGAAGATAATACGTTCCATTTCTACGAAGACAAGTGTAATCTTTGTGGAGATTGTGTTGCAGTCTGCCCGACTTCTGCATGGATAGAATCCAAATCCGGTTTCACCTTATGGGTGGGCGGCAAAGTCGGAAGGCGACCTGAACTCGCTATTAAATTAGTAAATATTGTAGATGAGAAAGAACTCTTTGAAATCATAGAGAAAACTATCGAGTTCTACAAAGAGAATGCACCTGCAGGCGAGAGATTCAGGGACACCATCGATAGGGTAGGCCTTGATAAGTACAAAGAAGCCGTGCTTGGGTAA
- a CDS encoding phosphoadenylyl-sulfate reductase, producing MPDTDIYFKGKAEQLAKDLENSSPQEILEYALENYSPDIAIAFSGAEDVVLIDMAKKIRKDVRMFSLDTGRLHPETYRFLEKVREHYGIDIEIYAANRDKTEELVREKGLFSFYKDGHKECCSVRKVDPLRRALSSLGSWVTGQRKDQSPNTRQSVPVVELDPVFGNGNLLKFNPLANWTSEQVWQYIRENNVPYNELHEKGFVSIGCEPCTRPVLPGQHEREGRWWWEEATKKECGLHSGNINRKT from the coding sequence TTGCCTGATACTGATATATACTTTAAAGGAAAAGCAGAGCAGCTAGCCAAAGACCTTGAGAATAGTTCCCCACAGGAAATACTTGAATATGCCCTGGAAAACTATTCCCCGGATATAGCTATCGCATTCAGTGGTGCCGAAGACGTAGTGCTCATCGATATGGCAAAGAAGATCCGCAAAGATGTGAGAATGTTCTCACTTGATACCGGAAGACTGCATCCTGAAACATATCGTTTCCTGGAAAAAGTCAGGGAACATTATGGAATTGATATCGAGATATATGCCGCAAACCGGGATAAAACCGAAGAGCTTGTTCGCGAAAAAGGCTTATTTTCATTTTACAAAGACGGACACAAGGAATGCTGCTCCGTAAGGAAAGTGGACCCTCTCAGGAGAGCTCTTTCCAGTCTTGGTTCATGGGTAACAGGTCAGAGAAAAGACCAGAGCCCTAATACGCGTCAGTCTGTTCCTGTAGTGGAACTCGACCCCGTATTTGGCAACGGGAATCTGCTCAAATTCAATCCCCTGGCAAACTGGACATCAGAGCAGGTCTGGCAGTATATCAGGGAAAACAATGTTCCATATAATGAACTCCATGAGAAGGGATTTGTCAGCATTGGATGTGAACCATGCACAAGGCCAGTTCTGCCGGGACAACATGAGCGTGAAGGGCGCTGGTGGTGGGAAGAAGCAACAAAGAAAGAATGTGGCCTTCATTCAGGGAACATTAACAGGAAGACATGA
- a CDS encoding ABC transporter substrate-binding protein, whose protein sequence is MGESLNIGHLSTMYHTSFILMGTDWLEESGIKANWKLFGGGPAIVRAFENREVDLGYIGLPPVMIGIDRGVPMKCVAGGHVEGTVMIANPQFKSLDELNNDAHLFFGQFKGLTIACPPGGSIHDVIIRNCIKKAGFEKEILVKNFEWADMIPDAMADGEIQVAVGTPSLAVVARRFCDTKTVIEPYRLWPNNPSYGIIASEKLIEQSPELVLSFIEEHERACKFIIENPLEASRIVAEKVGIVDADFVQELFAISPKYSASLTREYIESTMKFSPVLHELDFISRPLEEKEIFDMRFVNELKL, encoded by the coding sequence ATGGGTGAATCCTTGAATATCGGTCATCTTTCGACAATGTACCATACATCATTTATCCTGATGGGTACAGACTGGCTTGAAGAATCCGGCATAAAGGCAAACTGGAAGCTTTTTGGTGGAGGTCCTGCAATTGTCAGGGCATTTGAAAATAGGGAAGTTGATCTGGGGTACATTGGTTTGCCTCCGGTGATGATCGGTATAGACAGGGGAGTTCCTATGAAATGTGTTGCAGGGGGTCACGTTGAAGGAACTGTGATGATTGCAAATCCACAATTTAAGTCACTGGATGAGCTAAACAATGATGCACACTTATTTTTCGGGCAGTTTAAAGGCTTAACAATTGCCTGCCCTCCCGGCGGTTCTATTCATGATGTGATAATCCGAAATTGTATCAAAAAAGCCGGATTTGAAAAGGAAATTTTAGTTAAGAATTTTGAATGGGCTGACATGATTCCCGATGCAATGGCAGACGGGGAAATCCAGGTTGCAGTTGGCACTCCTTCACTGGCGGTTGTAGCACGACGATTTTGTGATACAAAGACAGTTATTGAGCCTTACAGGCTGTGGCCTAACAATCCCAGTTACGGCATTATTGCAAGCGAAAAGCTGATCGAGCAATCACCTGAGCTGGTTTTGAGCTTCATTGAAGAACATGAAAGGGCATGCAAATTCATTATTGAAAATCCCCTTGAAGCTTCCCGAATTGTTGCGGAAAAGGTTGGTATTGTGGATGCTGATTTCGTACAGGAATTGTTCGCCATATCTCCAAAATATTCAGCTTCGCTTACAAGGGAATACATTGAATCCACTATGAAGTTCAGCCCTGTTTTGCATGAACTTGATTTTATTTCACGTCCATTGGAAGAAAAAGAAATTTTTGATATGCGGTTTGTGAATGAATTGAAACTCTAA
- a CDS encoding ubiquitin-like small modifier protein 1 — protein sequence MVSVRFSSALNNITKTRSIDLDLGDTTISALFDELIKEFGDEFEHRLFENGEIRRFVNVYVNGEDIRHLSGLETEIKASDEISILPAVSGG from the coding sequence ATGGTATCAGTAAGATTTTCATCAGCGCTGAATAATATCACAAAAACAAGGTCTATTGATCTTGATCTAGGTGATACTACTATCAGCGCTTTATTTGATGAACTAATAAAGGAGTTTGGTGATGAATTTGAACATCGTCTCTTTGAGAACGGGGAAATTCGCAGGTTTGTTAATGTCTATGTGAATGGTGAGGACATCAGGCACCTTTCAGGACTTGAGACTGAAATCAAAGCATCCGATGAGATTTCCATTCTCCCTGCGGTAAGCGGCGGTTAA
- a CDS encoding HesA/MoeB/ThiF family protein produces the protein MMIDDFTDEQIRRYSRHILLQEVGGIGQQKLLSSKVLCIGAGGLGSPIIQYLAAAGVGTIGIVDDDIVDLSNLQRQVIHGGNVDRPKVESAKEFVQKLNPYVNVITYNHRINPENILEIIEDYDIIVDGSDNFSTRFLVNDACVLAKKPLSHGSIFRFEGQVTTILPHDGPCYRCLFEHAPPAGMVPSCQEAGVIGVLPGIIGVIQATEVVKYLLGIGELLTGRMIYYDALYMSFDEIKIRKNPTCPVCGENPKITSIKEENYQDSCACSIE, from the coding sequence ATGATGATTGATGATTTCACGGATGAACAAATAAGACGATATTCAAGGCATATATTGCTTCAGGAAGTAGGAGGGATAGGCCAGCAAAAATTACTGTCCTCAAAAGTCCTTTGTATAGGCGCAGGCGGCCTTGGTTCACCTATAATACAATACCTTGCGGCAGCAGGTGTAGGTACTATCGGCATCGTTGATGATGATATTGTTGACCTTAGCAACCTCCAGAGACAGGTCATACATGGTGGAAACGTTGACAGGCCAAAAGTGGAATCTGCAAAAGAGTTTGTGCAAAAACTGAATCCTTATGTCAATGTAATAACTTACAATCATAGGATTAATCCGGAGAATATCCTGGAAATAATCGAGGACTATGATATTATTGTGGATGGATCTGACAATTTCTCAACCCGCTTCCTCGTAAATGATGCCTGTGTTCTCGCAAAAAAACCACTCTCTCATGGCAGCATTTTCCGATTTGAAGGACAGGTGACCACTATATTACCCCATGATGGACCCTGTTACAGGTGTCTTTTTGAGCATGCACCCCCCGCAGGCATGGTTCCAAGCTGTCAGGAAGCAGGTGTTATCGGTGTCCTGCCGGGAATCATTGGAGTCATCCAGGCAACAGAAGTTGTCAAATATCTTCTCGGAATCGGTGAATTACTAACCGGTCGGATGATCTATTATGATGCTCTTTACATGTCGTTCGATGAGATCAAAATACGCAAGAATCCGACATGTCCGGTTTGTGGTGAAAATCCAAAAATAACGTCAATCAAAGAGGAAAATTATCAGGATTCATGTGCCTGCTCAATTGAATGA
- a CDS encoding sulfurtransferase TusA family protein, translated as MVDIIADFELDVKGQCCPYPLVKVKEMLDTLEKDEVLMVISDDPMTPQNIVAWTKKSGDVLISIEKEGDVFTIYVKKN; from the coding sequence ATGGTTGATATCATTGCAGATTTTGAATTGGATGTTAAGGGGCAGTGCTGCCCATATCCTCTTGTAAAAGTTAAAGAGATGCTCGATACTCTTGAAAAGGATGAAGTCCTGATGGTAATATCGGACGATCCGATGACGCCCCAGAACATCGTAGCATGGACAAAAAAGTCTGGAGACGTGCTGATTTCAATAGAGAAAGAGGGAGATGTTTTTACTATATATGTCAAGAAAAATTGA
- a CDS encoding Fe-S-containing protein, with translation MNIKSIAMALLVFSVIVMVSGCTGTDSQTESSMSAAGPIAATWITPQIEGNLVSIPAQEVEDNTIVHFSVDTSTGPIAMMAYEQDDDIIVRSNVCPPCNSIGFSLASDTLVCDSCGTTFETSTGEGIQGACAAYPKEEIKYTQADGNLVMDFDDIVEAHRKTIQQG, from the coding sequence ATGAATATAAAATCAATAGCAATGGCATTGTTGGTATTTTCAGTAATTGTCATGGTGTCAGGATGTACCGGAACAGACTCACAAACAGAATCCTCGATGTCCGCAGCAGGTCCTATAGCGGCAACCTGGATTACCCCACAGATAGAGGGCAACCTCGTTTCAATTCCAGCTCAGGAAGTAGAGGATAACACAATTGTACATTTTTCAGTTGATACGAGCACTGGTCCAATTGCCATGATGGCGTATGAGCAGGATGATGACATTATTGTCAGGTCCAATGTCTGTCCTCCGTGCAACTCGATTGGCTTTAGTCTGGCATCTGACACCCTTGTATGTGATTCATGTGGGACAACTTTTGAAACGAGTACCGGGGAAGGAATACAGGGTGCATGTGCAGCCTATCCAAAAGAGGAAATAAAATATACACAAGCCGACGGGAATCTTGTAATGGACTTCGATGATATCGTTGAGGCTCACAGGAAGACTATTCAGCAGGGATGA
- a CDS encoding ABC transporter ATP-binding protein: MFDTSFIQTKDVTKNYRIGPVDVEVLHGINIGINEGEFVSIMGQSGSGKTTLMNLIGMLDRPTSGQILIDGVDITNKSQKELVDFRRESVGFVFQQFHLIPSLTAYENVALPLIFAGRKNEKAVEDVMGRVGLSDRMNHKPSELSGGEQQRVAIARALVMNPKILLADEPTGALDAKTGELVISLLKSLSGEITVAMITHNEALAEQSDRIIHLEDGTIRK, translated from the coding sequence GTGTTTGATACAAGCTTCATACAGACTAAAGATGTAACCAAAAATTATCGCATTGGTCCTGTTGATGTTGAAGTTCTGCATGGTATCAATATCGGCATCAATGAAGGTGAGTTTGTTTCAATAATGGGTCAGTCTGGTTCGGGGAAAACAACATTGATGAATCTCATCGGGATGCTTGACAGACCTACCAGCGGACAAATTCTGATAGATGGTGTGGATATCACAAATAAATCCCAAAAAGAATTGGTAGATTTCAGGCGTGAATCCGTTGGATTTGTTTTCCAGCAATTCCATCTAATTCCTTCATTGACCGCGTATGAAAATGTTGCTCTTCCTCTGATATTTGCCGGCAGGAAAAACGAAAAGGCCGTGGAAGATGTCATGGGACGTGTCGGTCTTTCCGACAGGATGAACCATAAACCAAGTGAATTGAGCGGTGGGGAGCAGCAGAGGGTTGCCATTGCACGCGCATTGGTTATGAATCCGAAAATACTGCTTGCCGATGAGCCAACAGGGGCATTGGATGCCAAAACTGGTGAGTTGGTTATCTCCCTGCTGAAATCATTGTCCGGGGAAATAACAGTCGCAATGATCACTCATAATGAGGCGCTTGCGGAACAATCAGATCGCATTATCCACTTAGAAGATGGAACAATCAGAAAATAA